A single Cannabis sativa cultivar Pink pepper isolate KNU-18-1 chromosome 7, ASM2916894v1, whole genome shotgun sequence DNA region contains:
- the LOC115696720 gene encoding uncharacterized protein LOC115696720, producing MEKVDEARDESKKEQMLIVLRFVDKDGYVQERFFGLIHVKDTVALTLKECIFFILSNYSLDVQSIRGHGYDGANMRGQWNNLQALILSECPYTYYVHCFAHRLQLVLVTASREAILVHQFFTKLNSIVNIVGASCKRNDQLKAAQAANIVHLLEIDELESGKGLNQIGCLQRADFNAHYTAKRGRSLGQQDAITVEHYYRVDLFNAVIDFQLQE from the exons ATGGAAAAAG TTGATGAAGCACGAGATGAATCTAAGAAAGAGCAAATGTTAATTGTTTTGAGATTTGTTGATAAAGATGGTTATGTGCAAGAACGTTTTTTCGGGCTTATTCATGTCAAAGACACTGTTGCTTTAACATTAAAagaatgtattttctttatactCTCTAATTATAGTCTTGATGTTCAATCTATTCGTGGACATGGTTATGATGGCGCAAACATGCGTGGACAATGGAATAATTTGCAAGCTTTAATTTTAAGTGAATGTCCTTATACTTACTATGTTCATTGTTTTGCACATCGTTTGCAATTGGTATTAGTTACTGCATCTAGAGAAGCTATTCTTGTCCATCAATTTTTTACAAAGTTGAACTCCATTGTTAATATTGTTGGTGCTTCATGTAAGCGCAATGACCAACTAAAAGCTGCTCAAGCTGCAAATATTGTTCATTTACTTGAGATTGATGAACTAGAAAGTGGGAAAGGACTCAATCAAATTGGTTGTTTACAAAGGGCAG ATTTTAATGCTCATTATACTGCAAAAAGAGGAAGAAGTCTTGGTCAACAAGATGCAATTACAGTGGAGCATTATTACAGAGTTGATCTTTTCAATGCAGTGATAGACTTTCAACTACAAGAatga